A portion of the Punica granatum isolate Tunisia-2019 chromosome 7, ASM765513v2, whole genome shotgun sequence genome contains these proteins:
- the LOC116213134 gene encoding receptor-like protein 9DC3 isoform X1 produces MPVSAMPCSSSIKHLPSQGTPLHITATFVISFGPTLHIRRRPRGRRGTDCCSWDGVTCHMSKDYVIGLDLSCSWLRGALHSNSTLFSLRNLQRLNLAGNNFIGSQISSRFGILTGLALLNLSGSSFSGIIPLEMISHHLSSLISLDLSGYYSGYLTIEDDRSFRRFVSNFTQLRELALGFVDMSRVSLTSFTNLSSTLTSLSLYYCFLQGKFPISIFHLPNLRSLALTYNFNLTGTLPHTNWSSSPLVRLSLSYTKFHGPIPDSVGNLTSLEYLALIDSEFTGSLPPTIGNLDRLSFLALGGINLSGTVDFDMFARLKNLEYLYLWRNLNVMLPNNGSCSFPRLKVLSLDDVNLTEFPYFLSSSPELEYLDLSQNRISGPIPEWFWRVWKSNTMRVLDLSFNNFTGELPINLFRNSSVQVIYLPNNNFDGPVPIPPPNIWFYSVANNKFSGDIPHQLCNANLLEVNLSNNSLIGPIPHCFINLSAFVLDLRANKLFGQIPEIFFSGSNLRTIRLSENRLKGPLPQSLANCKNLEVLDLSENELEGPFPYWLDTLPNLQVLDLRSNKLGGMINSSWKNNHPFPKLHIFDLSDNSFHGHLPAKYIANFIAMKDKARSPSQYMLVNDTLDPYIDSVTVFMKGFTIELEGILLMFMTIDLSRNFFEGDIPELIGDLKLLKGLNLSHNNLTGRIPSTVGNLTNLEWLDLSSNKLNGEIPRGLADLTMLSWLNLSDNQLEGLIPHSRQFDTFSHPFDGNPRLCGYPLPKACGTDKQQLPPSTSPEDGEEKAQFGHWIEWRAVAMGYGCGISFGILAGYIMLETGRPKWLGRKVEQWMMRMVERKRRRKTNRLKKNADQRNHEEERRLIRLKSSKQQCTWRLPSTEGYGNLSMIKWKAHLLQSISIFIFSFSGFEWNDSNHVFYFSIIK; encoded by the exons ATGCCAGTGAGTGCGATGCCCTGCTCCAGTTCAATCAAACATTTACCATCTCAAGGGACGCCTCTGCATATAACTGCGACTTTCGTAATTTCTTTTGGGCCAACACTTCATATCCGAAGACGGCCTCGTGGCAGAAGGGGCACCGATTGCTGCTCATGGGATGGGGTCACATGCCACATGTCAAAAGATTATGTGATCGGCCTCGACCTCAGTTGCAGTTGGCTTCGGGGAGCCCTCCATTCCAACAGCACTCTCTTCTCGCTCCGGAATCTTCAGCGGCTGAATCTCGCTGGTAACAATTTCATTGGCTCACAAATTTCATCGAGGTTTGGTATACTTACAGGGTTGGCACTTCTCAATCTCTCTGGTTCTTCCTTCTCGGGGATCATTCCTCTGGAAATGATATCTCATCACCTTTCCAGCCTAATTTCACTCGATCTCTCTGGCTACTACAGTGGATATTTGACAATAGAAGATGATCGTAGTTTCAGGAGGTTTGTTAGTAATTTCACTCAGCTGAGAGAACTTGCTCTTGGTTTTGTAGACATGTCCAGAGTTTCTCTTACCTCCTTCACGAATCTCTCTTCCACTCTGACTTCTTTGAGTCTTTATTACTGCTTTCTGCAAGGGAAATTCCCAATTAGCATCTTCCATCTACCAAACCTCCGCAGTCTCGCTCttacttataattttaatCTCACGGGCACTCTCCCCCATACAAATTGGAGCAGTAGCCCACTCGTCCGCTTGAGTCTATCGTATACAAAGTTCCACGGACCAATTCCTGATTCAGTGGGGAATCTCACATCCTTGGAATATTTGGCCCTCATTGACAGCGAATTTACTGGATCGTTACCACCAACAATTGGAAACCTTGACCGCCTCTCTTTCTTGGCCCTCGGTGGTATCAACCTCAGTGGTACCGTTGACTTTGATATGTTTGCAAGGCTAAAGAATCTTGAGTACCTTTATCTTTGGAGGAACCTTAACGTAATGCTTCCAAACAATGGGAGCTGTTCCTTCCCGAGGCTCAAAGTCTTGTCACTGGATGATGTCAACTTGACCGAGTTCCCATATTTCTTGAGTTCTTCACCTGAGCTGGAATATCTGGACCTTTCTCAAAACAGGATCAGTGGTCCAATTCCTGAATGGTTTTGGAGAGTGTGGAAGAGCAACACGATGAGAGTCTTGGATCtctcttttaataatttcaccGGAGAGCTGCCGATAAACTTATTCCGAAATTCAAGTGTTCAAGTCATTTACTTACCCAATAACAATTTTGACGGCCCCGTTCCGATTCCACCACCCAATATTTGGTTCTATTCCGTTGCAAACAATAAGTTTAGTGGAGACATTCCTCATCAGCTCTGCAACGCCAACCTGCTAGAAGTGAACCTCTCCAATAATAGCTTAATCGGTCCCATTCCTCACTGTTTCATAAATTTAAGTGCATTCGTTTTGGACCTCCGAGCAAATAAACTTTTTGGTCAGATACCAGAGATATTTTTCTCAGGGAGCAACTTGAGGACGATAAGGTTGAGTGAAAATCGACTTAAAGGTCCTCTGCCGCAATCTTTGGCGAATTGCAAGAATTTGGAAGTTTTGGATCTCAGTGAAAATGAGTTGGAGGGTCCCTTCCCTTATTGGTTGGACACTCTTCCGAATTTGCAAGTGCTCGACCTGAGATCCAACAAGCTTGGTGGTATGATTAACAGCTCCTGGAAGAATAATCATCCCTTCCCGAAGTTGCATATTTTTGACCTCTCTGACAACAGCTTTCACGGTCATCTTCCGGCTAAGTACATTGCCAACTTCATAGCCATGAAGGATAAAGCAAGGAGCCCTTCACAATACATGTTGGTAAATGATACTCTGGATCCCTATATAGATTCCGTTACGGTGTTCATGAAAGGATTTACCATTGAGTTGGAGGGAATTCTGCTAATGTTTATGACCATCGACTTGTCAAGGAACTTCTTCGAAGGAGATATCCCAGAGTTAATCGGAGATCTGAAGTTACTCAAGGGACTCAACCTTTCTCATAACAATTTGACCGGTAGAATCCCTTCTACTGTAGGGAACCTGACGAATCTTGAGTGGCTGGACCTCTCCTCGAACAAGCTCAACGGGGAGATCCCTAGAGGATTGGCGGATCTTACAATGCTCTCCTGGTTGAATCTCTCGGATAACCAGCTCGAGGGACTAATTCCTCATAGCAGGCAATTTGACACATTCAGCCACCCCTTTGATGGGAATCCTAGATTGTGTGGGTATCCCTTGCCAAAAGCATGTGGGACCGACAAGCAGCAGTTACCACCTTCGACTTCCCCCGAAGATGGAGAAGAGAAGGCGCAATTCGGGCACTGGATTGAATGGAGGGCAGTGGCAATGGGCTATGGATGCGGAATTTCATTCGGGATATTAGCGGGGTACATTATGTTGGAAACTGGGAGGCCCAAATGGCTGGGAAGAAAGGTTGAGCAATGGATGATGAGAATGGTCGAGAGGAAGAGACGCAGAAAGACAAATAGGCTGAAGAAAAACGCAGATCAGAGAAATCAT GAGGAGGAGCGGAGGCTAATAAGATTGAAGAGCAGCAAACAACAATGCACGTGGAGGCTTCCATCAACCGAGGGTTATGGTAATTTATCAATGATCAAGTGGAAAGCTCACCTTCTTCAATCCATAAGcatcttcattttttctttttccggtTTCGAGTGGAATGATAGTAATCATGTATTTTATTTCTCCATAATAAAATGA
- the LOC116213134 gene encoding receptor-like protein 9DC3 isoform X2, with translation MPVSAMPCSSSIKHLPSQGTPLHITATFVISFGPTLHIRRRPRGRRGTDCCSWDGVTCHMSKDYVIGLDLSCSWLRGALHSNSTLFSLRNLQRLNLAGNNFIGSQISSRFGILTGLALLNLSGSSFSGIIPLEMISHHLSSLISLDLSGYYSGYLTIEDDRSFRRFVSNFTQLRELALGFVDMSRVSLTSFTNLSSTLTSLSLYYCFLQGKFPISIFHLPNLRSLALTYNFNLTGTLPHTNWSSSPLVRLSLSYTKFHGPIPDSVGNLTSLEYLALIDSEFTGSLPPTIGNLDRLSFLALGGINLSGTVDFDMFARLKNLEYLYLWRNLNVMLPNNGSCSFPRLKVLSLDDVNLTEFPYFLSSSPELEYLDLSQNRISGPIPEWFWRVWKSNTMRVLDLSFNNFTGELPINLFRNSSVQVIYLPNNNFDGPVPIPPPNIWFYSVANNKFSGDIPHQLCNANLLEVNLSNNSLIGPIPHCFINLSAFVLDLRANKLFGQIPEIFFSGSNLRTIRLSENRLKGPLPQSLANCKNLEVLDLSENELEGPFPYWLDTLPNLQVLDLRSNKLGGMINSSWKNNHPFPKLHIFDLSDNSFHGHLPAKYIANFIAMKDKARSPSQYMLVNDTLDPYIDSVTVFMKGFTIELEGILLMFMTIDLSRNFFEGDIPELIGDLKLLKGLNLSHNNLTGRIPSTVGNLTNLEWLDLSSNKLNGEIPRGLADLTMLSWLNLSDNQLEGLIPHSRQFDTFSHPFDGNPRLCGYPLPKACGTDKQQLPPSTSPEDGEEKAQFGHWIEWRAVAMGYGCGISFGILAGYIMLETGRPKWLGRKVEQWMMRMVERKRRRKTNRLKKNADQRNHVRRRSGG, from the exons ATGCCAGTGAGTGCGATGCCCTGCTCCAGTTCAATCAAACATTTACCATCTCAAGGGACGCCTCTGCATATAACTGCGACTTTCGTAATTTCTTTTGGGCCAACACTTCATATCCGAAGACGGCCTCGTGGCAGAAGGGGCACCGATTGCTGCTCATGGGATGGGGTCACATGCCACATGTCAAAAGATTATGTGATCGGCCTCGACCTCAGTTGCAGTTGGCTTCGGGGAGCCCTCCATTCCAACAGCACTCTCTTCTCGCTCCGGAATCTTCAGCGGCTGAATCTCGCTGGTAACAATTTCATTGGCTCACAAATTTCATCGAGGTTTGGTATACTTACAGGGTTGGCACTTCTCAATCTCTCTGGTTCTTCCTTCTCGGGGATCATTCCTCTGGAAATGATATCTCATCACCTTTCCAGCCTAATTTCACTCGATCTCTCTGGCTACTACAGTGGATATTTGACAATAGAAGATGATCGTAGTTTCAGGAGGTTTGTTAGTAATTTCACTCAGCTGAGAGAACTTGCTCTTGGTTTTGTAGACATGTCCAGAGTTTCTCTTACCTCCTTCACGAATCTCTCTTCCACTCTGACTTCTTTGAGTCTTTATTACTGCTTTCTGCAAGGGAAATTCCCAATTAGCATCTTCCATCTACCAAACCTCCGCAGTCTCGCTCttacttataattttaatCTCACGGGCACTCTCCCCCATACAAATTGGAGCAGTAGCCCACTCGTCCGCTTGAGTCTATCGTATACAAAGTTCCACGGACCAATTCCTGATTCAGTGGGGAATCTCACATCCTTGGAATATTTGGCCCTCATTGACAGCGAATTTACTGGATCGTTACCACCAACAATTGGAAACCTTGACCGCCTCTCTTTCTTGGCCCTCGGTGGTATCAACCTCAGTGGTACCGTTGACTTTGATATGTTTGCAAGGCTAAAGAATCTTGAGTACCTTTATCTTTGGAGGAACCTTAACGTAATGCTTCCAAACAATGGGAGCTGTTCCTTCCCGAGGCTCAAAGTCTTGTCACTGGATGATGTCAACTTGACCGAGTTCCCATATTTCTTGAGTTCTTCACCTGAGCTGGAATATCTGGACCTTTCTCAAAACAGGATCAGTGGTCCAATTCCTGAATGGTTTTGGAGAGTGTGGAAGAGCAACACGATGAGAGTCTTGGATCtctcttttaataatttcaccGGAGAGCTGCCGATAAACTTATTCCGAAATTCAAGTGTTCAAGTCATTTACTTACCCAATAACAATTTTGACGGCCCCGTTCCGATTCCACCACCCAATATTTGGTTCTATTCCGTTGCAAACAATAAGTTTAGTGGAGACATTCCTCATCAGCTCTGCAACGCCAACCTGCTAGAAGTGAACCTCTCCAATAATAGCTTAATCGGTCCCATTCCTCACTGTTTCATAAATTTAAGTGCATTCGTTTTGGACCTCCGAGCAAATAAACTTTTTGGTCAGATACCAGAGATATTTTTCTCAGGGAGCAACTTGAGGACGATAAGGTTGAGTGAAAATCGACTTAAAGGTCCTCTGCCGCAATCTTTGGCGAATTGCAAGAATTTGGAAGTTTTGGATCTCAGTGAAAATGAGTTGGAGGGTCCCTTCCCTTATTGGTTGGACACTCTTCCGAATTTGCAAGTGCTCGACCTGAGATCCAACAAGCTTGGTGGTATGATTAACAGCTCCTGGAAGAATAATCATCCCTTCCCGAAGTTGCATATTTTTGACCTCTCTGACAACAGCTTTCACGGTCATCTTCCGGCTAAGTACATTGCCAACTTCATAGCCATGAAGGATAAAGCAAGGAGCCCTTCACAATACATGTTGGTAAATGATACTCTGGATCCCTATATAGATTCCGTTACGGTGTTCATGAAAGGATTTACCATTGAGTTGGAGGGAATTCTGCTAATGTTTATGACCATCGACTTGTCAAGGAACTTCTTCGAAGGAGATATCCCAGAGTTAATCGGAGATCTGAAGTTACTCAAGGGACTCAACCTTTCTCATAACAATTTGACCGGTAGAATCCCTTCTACTGTAGGGAACCTGACGAATCTTGAGTGGCTGGACCTCTCCTCGAACAAGCTCAACGGGGAGATCCCTAGAGGATTGGCGGATCTTACAATGCTCTCCTGGTTGAATCTCTCGGATAACCAGCTCGAGGGACTAATTCCTCATAGCAGGCAATTTGACACATTCAGCCACCCCTTTGATGGGAATCCTAGATTGTGTGGGTATCCCTTGCCAAAAGCATGTGGGACCGACAAGCAGCAGTTACCACCTTCGACTTCCCCCGAAGATGGAGAAGAGAAGGCGCAATTCGGGCACTGGATTGAATGGAGGGCAGTGGCAATGGGCTATGGATGCGGAATTTCATTCGGGATATTAGCGGGGTACATTATGTTGGAAACTGGGAGGCCCAAATGGCTGGGAAGAAAGGTTGAGCAATGGATGATGAGAATGGTCGAGAGGAAGAGACGCAGAAAGACAAATAGGCTGAAGAAAAACGCAGATCAGAGAAATCATGTGAG GAGGAGGAGCGGAGGCTAA
- the LOC116215283 gene encoding beta-carotene isomerase D27, chloroplastic — translation MINSLAFLPPPSISSLPLPLVKPANPHLRKFKFSVTRSSSCPKSVESDGIAERTECKPGPLDDLFLNLFRRKMVREVGWDSAKPGYDGLIEVANRLMMKGRNNSDTRDAAVRILRSLFPPFLLELYQLLIAPLEGGKVAAMMVARVTALTCQWLMGTCKINSVDLPDGTSCESGVFVERCKYLEESKCVGICINTCKLPTQTFFKNYMGVPLLMEPNFEDYSCQFKFGVLPPLPEDDAALREPCLEICPNATQRREVAQETEIAQCPKA, via the exons ATGATAAACTCACTGGcctttcttcctcctccttccatctcttctctccctctccctctcgtCAAACCCGCAAATCCCCACCTCCGAAAATTCAAGTTCTCAGTCACCCGCTCCTCTTCCTGCCCCAAATCC GTCGAATCCGATGGGATTGCTGAGAGAACTGAGTGCAAGCCCGGCCCCCTCGATGACTTGTTCCTCAATTTGTTCCGCAGGAAAATGGTCCGG GAGGTTGGATGGGATTCGGCGAAGCCCGGGTATGATGGTCTAATCGAGGTTGCGAATCGGCTTATGATGAAGGGCAGGAACAATTCCGATACAAGAGATGCTGCG GTTCGGATATTGAGATCactttttcctccttttctgCTAGAGCTTTACCAATTGCTCATAGCACCTCTTGAAGGGGGAAAAGTGGCTGCAATGATGGTTG CAAGGGTGACTGCACTCACTTGCCAATGGCTCATGGGTACTTGCAAGATCAACTCTGTCGATCTTCCCGATGGAACTTCCTGCGAAAGCGGG GTATTCGTAGAAAGATGCAAGTATTTGGAGGAAAGCAAGTGTGTAGGGATATGCATCAATACTTGTAAGCTTCCAACACAG ACCTTCTTCAAGAATTATATGGGGGTCCCTCTGCTCATGGAGCCAAACTTCGAAGATTATAGCTGTCAG TTCAAGTTTGGTGTGCTTCCGCCTCTGCCTGAAGATGATGCAGCTCTCAGAGAGCCATGCTTGGAGATATGCCCAAACGCAACCCAACGAAGAGAAGTTGCACAGGAGACAGAAATTGCGCAGTGCCCTAAGGCATAA